A window of Streptomyces gilvosporeus contains these coding sequences:
- the sucD gene encoding succinate--CoA ligase subunit alpha: MAIFLTKDSKVIVQGMTGATGMKHTKLMLGDGTNIVGGVNPRKAGTSVDFDGTEVPVFGSVKEAMEKTGANVSVLFVPPAFAKAAVVEAIDAEIPLAVVITEGIAVHDSAAFWAYAKSKGNKTRIIGPNCPGLITPGQSNAGIIPGDITKPGRIGLVSKSGTLTYQMMYELRDIGFSSAVGIGGDPVIGTTHIDALEAFEADPDTDLIVMIGEIGGDAEERAADFIKANVTKPVVGYVAGFTAPEGKTMGHAGAIVSGSSGTAQAKKEALEAAGVKVGKTPSETARLVREILVG; this comes from the coding sequence ATGGCTATCTTCCTCACCAAGGACAGCAAGGTCATCGTCCAGGGGATGACCGGCGCCACCGGCATGAAGCACACCAAGCTGATGCTCGGTGACGGCACCAACATCGTCGGCGGCGTGAACCCCCGCAAGGCCGGTACCTCCGTCGACTTCGACGGCACCGAGGTGCCCGTCTTCGGCTCCGTCAAGGAGGCGATGGAGAAGACCGGCGCGAACGTCTCGGTCCTCTTCGTGCCGCCGGCCTTCGCCAAGGCCGCCGTCGTCGAGGCGATCGACGCCGAGATCCCGCTCGCCGTCGTCATCACCGAGGGCATCGCCGTCCACGACTCCGCCGCCTTCTGGGCGTACGCGAAGTCCAAGGGCAACAAGACCCGCATCATCGGCCCGAACTGCCCCGGCCTGATCACGCCGGGTCAGTCGAACGCCGGCATCATCCCGGGCGACATCACCAAGCCCGGCCGCATCGGCCTGGTCTCGAAGTCCGGCACGCTCACGTACCAGATGATGTACGAGCTGCGTGACATCGGCTTCTCCTCCGCCGTCGGCATCGGTGGCGACCCGGTCATCGGCACCACGCACATCGACGCCCTCGAGGCGTTCGAGGCGGACCCCGACACCGACCTGATCGTGATGATCGGCGAGATCGGCGGCGACGCCGAGGAGCGTGCGGCCGACTTCATCAAGGCCAACGTCACCAAGCCGGTCGTCGGCTACGTCGCGGGCTTCACCGCGCCCGAGGGCAAGACCATGGGCCACGCCGGCGCCATCGTCTCCGGCTCCTCCGGCACCGCCCAGGCGAAGAAGGAGGCCCTGGAGGCCGCCGGCGTCAAGGTCGGCAAGACCCCGTCGGAGACCGCGCGTCTGGTCCGCGAGATCCTCGTCGGCTGA
- a CDS encoding RNA polymerase sigma factor has product MSKRKRQPPPDPAPVDAAPSPTVVFDELCARHADALVRQTFLLTGRPRLARRAVVRAFQLAWQRWPEVAADPDPAGWVRAVAYEHALAPWHRFRPRRRPAAKGATPEDRALLRAFLELPASYRRTLLLHDGVGLGLYETAAEVEASSPAAAGRLMHARERLAERLPELGLAGRSPVRQGELLRVRLGELAAAQEVRVPAPRTVRTRGTRTARWTTGAAIGLAGLVAAATAVTVLTAPDRYAPPPRRPAATSGPRPAPAEARLTPALR; this is encoded by the coding sequence ATGAGCAAGCGCAAGCGGCAGCCGCCCCCGGACCCCGCGCCCGTGGACGCCGCGCCCTCCCCCACCGTCGTCTTCGACGAGCTGTGCGCCCGGCACGCCGACGCCCTCGTCCGTCAGACGTTCCTGCTCACCGGGCGGCCCCGGCTCGCGCGGCGGGCCGTCGTGCGGGCGTTCCAGCTGGCGTGGCAGCGGTGGCCGGAGGTGGCGGCGGACCCCGATCCGGCGGGGTGGGTGCGGGCGGTGGCGTACGAGCACGCGCTGGCGCCCTGGCACCGGTTCCGCCCGCGGCGCCGGCCCGCCGCCAAGGGGGCCACGCCCGAGGACCGGGCGCTGCTGCGGGCGTTCCTGGAACTGCCCGCCTCCTACCGGCGCACCCTGCTGCTGCACGACGGGGTCGGGCTCGGGCTGTACGAGACGGCGGCCGAGGTGGAGGCGAGCAGCCCGGCGGCGGCCGGGCGTCTGATGCATGCGCGGGAGCGGCTCGCCGAGCGGCTGCCGGAGCTGGGGCTGGCCGGCCGGTCGCCGGTCCGGCAGGGCGAGCTGCTGCGGGTCCGGCTCGGCGAGCTGGCCGCCGCCCAGGAGGTCAGGGTGCCCGCGCCACGGACCGTACGGACCAGGGGCACGCGCACCGCCCGCTGGACGACCGGCGCCGCGATCGGCCTGGCGGGGCTGGTCGCGGCGGCCACCGCGGTGACGGTGCTCACCGCCCCGGACCGCTACGCCCCGCCTCCGCGGCGGCCCGCGGCCACCTCGGGCCCGCGGCCCGCCCCCGCGGAGGCCCGGCTGACGCCCGCGCTGCGGTAG
- the purN gene encoding phosphoribosylglycinamide formyltransferase, giving the protein MASSPAPAQPDRPAPPARPGRPARLVVLVSGSGTNLQALLDAIAEQGPEAYGAEIVAVGADRGAIAGLERAERAGLPTYICRVKDHDSREAWDRALTEATAAHEPDLVVSAGFMKILGKQFLARFGGRTVNTHPALLPSFPGAHGVRDALAYGAKVTGCTVHFVDDGVDTGPIIAQGVVEVRDEDDESALHERIKEVERSLLVEVVGRLARHGYRIEGRKVRIS; this is encoded by the coding sequence GTGGCCTCCTCCCCAGCCCCCGCCCAGCCCGACCGGCCCGCCCCACCCGCGCGACCGGGCCGTCCGGCGCGTCTGGTCGTCCTGGTCTCCGGCTCCGGGACGAACCTTCAGGCGCTGCTGGACGCCATCGCCGAGCAGGGCCCGGAGGCGTACGGTGCCGAGATCGTGGCCGTCGGCGCGGACCGGGGGGCCATCGCCGGGCTGGAGCGTGCGGAACGGGCCGGTCTGCCGACGTACATCTGCCGCGTCAAGGACCATGACAGCCGCGAGGCGTGGGACAGGGCACTGACCGAGGCGACCGCGGCCCATGAGCCCGACCTCGTCGTCTCGGCCGGCTTCATGAAGATCCTCGGCAAGCAATTCCTCGCCCGCTTCGGCGGCCGGACCGTCAACACCCACCCCGCGCTGCTGCCGAGTTTTCCTGGTGCCCACGGCGTACGCGATGCGCTCGCGTACGGCGCGAAGGTCACCGGCTGCACCGTCCACTTCGTCGACGACGGCGTCGACACCGGCCCGATCATCGCCCAGGGTGTGGTCGAGGTCCGGGACGAGGACGACGAATCCGCGCTGCATGAGCGCATCAAGGAAGTCGAGCGATCGCTGCTCGTCGAGGTCGTGGGGCGTCTGGCCCGGCACGGCTACCGCATTGAGGGACGAAAGGTACGTATCTCGTGA
- the purH gene encoding bifunctional phosphoribosylaminoimidazolecarboxamide formyltransferase/IMP cyclohydrolase yields MTATEGTRRPIRRALVSVYDKSGLEELAQGLHAAGVQLVSTGSTAGKIAAAGVPVTKVEELTGFPECLDGRVKTLHPKVHAGILADLRLPAHQQQLADLGVEPFDLVIVNLYPFRETVASGATPDECVEQIDIGGPSMVRAAAKNHPSVAVVVNPARYGDVLAAVSAGGFDLTARKRLAAEAFQHTAAYDVAVASWFTHAYAPEDGYNGLTEFVGETLERKNGLRYGENPHQAAALYSNGQPGGLANAEQLHGKEMSFNNYVDTEAARRAAFDHDAPCVAIIKHANPCGIAIGADVAEAHRKAHDCDPVSAYGGVIAVNRPVTVALAEQVAGIFTEVIAAPAYEDGAVEILAKKKNIRVLKVDGTPAQPGDVKFISGGAVVQHTDVFQAEGDDPANWTLATGEALPAEELAQLAFAWKSCRAVKSNAILLAKDGASVGVGMGQVNRVDSAKLAVERAGEERARGSYAASDAFFPFPDGLEILTAAGIRAVVQPGGSVRDELVVEAAKKAGVTMYFTGTRHFFH; encoded by the coding sequence GTGACCGCCACCGAAGGCACCCGGCGCCCCATCCGGCGCGCGCTGGTCAGCGTCTATGACAAGTCCGGCCTGGAGGAGCTGGCGCAGGGGCTGCACGCGGCCGGCGTCCAGCTCGTCTCGACCGGCTCGACGGCGGGGAAGATCGCCGCTGCCGGGGTGCCGGTCACCAAGGTCGAGGAGCTCACCGGCTTCCCCGAGTGCCTCGACGGCCGGGTCAAGACCCTGCACCCCAAGGTGCACGCGGGCATCCTCGCCGACCTGCGGCTGCCCGCCCACCAGCAGCAGCTGGCCGACCTGGGCGTCGAGCCGTTCGACCTGGTGATCGTGAACCTCTACCCGTTCCGGGAGACGGTGGCCTCCGGCGCGACCCCCGACGAGTGCGTCGAACAGATCGACATCGGCGGCCCCTCGATGGTCCGCGCCGCCGCCAAGAACCACCCGTCGGTGGCCGTCGTCGTCAACCCCGCCCGCTACGGCGATGTGCTCGCGGCCGTCTCCGCGGGCGGTTTCGACCTCACCGCCCGCAAGCGGCTGGCCGCCGAGGCGTTCCAGCACACCGCGGCCTACGACGTGGCGGTGGCCTCCTGGTTCACCCATGCCTACGCCCCGGAGGACGGGTACAACGGCCTCACCGAGTTCGTCGGCGAGACCCTGGAGCGCAAGAACGGCCTGCGCTACGGCGAGAATCCGCACCAGGCCGCCGCGCTCTACAGCAACGGACAGCCGGGCGGGCTCGCCAACGCCGAGCAGCTGCACGGCAAGGAGATGTCCTTCAACAACTACGTGGACACCGAGGCCGCGCGCCGCGCCGCCTTCGACCACGACGCGCCGTGCGTGGCGATCATCAAGCACGCCAACCCCTGCGGTATCGCGATCGGCGCGGACGTCGCCGAGGCCCACCGCAAGGCGCACGACTGCGACCCGGTCTCGGCGTACGGCGGCGTGATCGCCGTCAACCGCCCGGTGACCGTCGCGCTGGCCGAGCAGGTCGCGGGCATCTTCACCGAGGTCATCGCGGCCCCGGCGTACGAGGACGGCGCGGTCGAGATCCTCGCCAAGAAGAAGAACATCCGCGTCCTGAAGGTCGACGGCACACCGGCCCAGCCCGGCGACGTCAAGTTCATCTCCGGCGGCGCGGTCGTCCAGCACACCGATGTGTTCCAGGCCGAGGGCGACGACCCGGCCAACTGGACCCTGGCCACCGGCGAGGCGCTGCCCGCCGAGGAGCTCGCGCAGCTCGCCTTCGCCTGGAAGTCCTGCCGCGCCGTCAAGTCCAATGCGATCCTGCTCGCCAAGGACGGCGCCTCGGTCGGCGTCGGCATGGGCCAGGTCAACCGCGTCGACTCCGCGAAGCTCGCGGTCGAGCGCGCGGGGGAGGAGCGCGCGAGGGGCTCGTACGCCGCCTCGGACGCCTTCTTCCCGTTCCCCGACGGCCTGGAGATCCTCACGGCGGCGGGCATCAGGGCCGTGGTCCAGCCCGGCGGTTCGGTGCGCGACGAACTCGTCGTCGAGGCCGCGAAGAAGGCCGGCGTGACGATGTACTTCACCGGGACGCGGCACTTCTTCCACTGA
- a CDS encoding RDD family protein: protein MSFGDPNNPYGQQPPQGPYGAAPQGGQPGYGYPQQAPQQQPYGAPQQQPAQYGGYPQQQAAPGYGYGQVGMPGVPTAFASWGARVGAALLDGLIVGAVPIIIGIITIIISAGANSDAQSAVNSCGSDINCLNDAQSSAQGSAGIIIILSLIAWVCAIAGGIVILVKEGKTGQTPGKKALGIRLVREMNGQVPGFGLALGRRFCHFLDTPLCGLGYWWPLWDEKNQTFADKVVGTVVVRAQ from the coding sequence ATGAGTTTCGGCGACCCGAACAACCCTTACGGCCAGCAGCCGCCGCAGGGCCCGTACGGCGCGGCCCCGCAGGGCGGCCAGCCGGGCTACGGCTACCCGCAGCAGGCGCCCCAGCAGCAGCCCTACGGTGCGCCGCAGCAGCAGCCCGCCCAGTACGGCGGCTACCCGCAGCAGCAGGCCGCACCGGGTTACGGCTACGGTCAGGTCGGTATGCCGGGTGTGCCGACGGCGTTCGCGAGCTGGGGCGCGCGCGTGGGCGCGGCTCTCCTCGACGGGCTGATCGTGGGTGCGGTGCCGATCATCATCGGCATCATCACGATCATCATCTCGGCGGGCGCGAACAGCGATGCGCAGAGCGCCGTCAACAGCTGCGGCAGCGACATCAACTGCCTGAACGACGCGCAGTCCTCGGCGCAGGGCAGCGCCGGCATCATCATCATCCTCAGCCTGATCGCCTGGGTGTGCGCCATCGCCGGCGGGATCGTCATCCTCGTCAAGGAGGGCAAGACCGGTCAGACCCCGGGCAAGAAGGCCCTGGGCATCCGGCTCGTCCGCGAGATGAACGGCCAGGTGCCCGGCTTCGGTCTGGCGCTGGGCCGCCGCTTCTGCCACTTCCTGGACACCCCGCTGTGCGGTCTGGGCTACTGGTGGCCGCTGTGGGACGAGAAGAACCAGACCTTCGCGGACAAGGTCGTCGGCACGGTGGTCGTGCGCGCGCAGTAA
- a CDS encoding bifunctional methylenetetrahydrofolate dehydrogenase/methenyltetrahydrofolate cyclohydrolase yields MTAQILDGKATAAAIKSELSARVEALKAKGVQPGLGTVLVGDDPGSRWYVNGKHRDCAQVGIASLQRELPETATQEEIEAVVRELNDNPECTGYIVQLPLPKGIDANRILELMDPAKDADGLHPTNLGRLVLGVEGPLPCTPYGIVELLRRHGVEIKGADVVVVGRGITIGRPMPLVLTRKSENATVTQCHTGTRDLSAHLKQADIIVAAAGVPHIIKPEDVKPGAAVLDVGVSRDEAGKIVGDVHPGVAEVAGWVAPNPGGVGPMTRAQLLVNVVEAAERAAGLR; encoded by the coding sequence ATGACTGCCCAGATTCTCGATGGCAAGGCCACCGCCGCAGCGATCAAGTCCGAGCTCTCCGCCCGCGTCGAGGCGCTGAAGGCCAAGGGTGTGCAGCCCGGCCTGGGCACCGTCTTGGTCGGCGACGACCCCGGCAGCCGCTGGTACGTCAACGGCAAGCACCGCGACTGCGCCCAGGTCGGCATCGCCTCCCTCCAGCGCGAACTGCCGGAGACGGCCACCCAGGAGGAGATCGAGGCGGTCGTACGGGAGCTCAACGACAACCCCGAGTGCACCGGCTACATCGTCCAACTCCCGCTCCCCAAGGGCATCGACGCCAACCGCATCCTGGAGCTGATGGACCCGGCCAAGGACGCCGACGGCCTGCACCCGACGAATCTGGGCCGCCTGGTGCTGGGCGTCGAGGGGCCGCTGCCGTGCACCCCGTACGGCATCGTCGAGCTGCTGCGCCGGCACGGCGTGGAGATCAAGGGCGCGGACGTGGTCGTTGTCGGCCGCGGCATCACCATCGGCCGCCCGATGCCGCTGGTCCTGACCAGAAAGTCCGAAAACGCCACCGTCACCCAGTGCCACACCGGCACCCGGGACCTGTCCGCGCACCTCAAGCAGGCCGACATCATCGTCGCCGCGGCGGGTGTGCCGCACATCATCAAGCCCGAGGACGTCAAGCCGGGCGCGGCCGTCCTGGACGTCGGCGTCAGCCGCGACGAGGCGGGCAAGATCGTCGGCGATGTGCACCCGGGCGTCGCCGAGGTGGCCGGCTGGGTCGCCCCCAACCCGGGCGGCGTCGGTCCGATGACCCGCGCCCAGCTGCTGGTCAACGTGGTCGAGGCCGCCGAGCGCGCGGCCGGCCTGCGCTGA
- a CDS encoding DUF3017 domain-containing protein: MAAEAHSEQASEPQRPSRRFPKLTRDTARPEGGGRAASGEHSAPARQWPLLAVMAGVAVGLLLVAVDAFRIGTLVIGLSLLAGAALRWALPSVGMLAVRSRFTDLLTYGVLGAVIVLLSMMVQPRPWIHLPFLDDIVHFTVR, encoded by the coding sequence ATGGCCGCCGAAGCGCATTCGGAACAGGCGTCCGAGCCGCAGCGCCCCTCGCGCCGCTTCCCGAAGCTGACCCGGGACACCGCCCGGCCGGAAGGCGGCGGCCGGGCCGCCTCCGGCGAGCACTCGGCCCCCGCCCGACAGTGGCCGCTGCTGGCCGTCATGGCCGGTGTCGCGGTCGGGCTGCTGCTGGTGGCGGTCGACGCCTTCCGCATCGGGACGCTGGTGATCGGGCTGTCCCTGCTGGCGGGGGCGGCGCTGCGCTGGGCGCTCCCGTCGGTGGGGATGCTGGCCGTCCGCTCCCGCTTCACCGATCTGCTGACGTACGGGGTGCTGGGGGCGGTGATCGTGCTGCTGTCGATGATGGTGCAGCCCAGGCCGTGGATCCATCTCCCGTTCCTGGACGACATCGTGCACTTCACCGTGCGCTAG
- a CDS encoding NADP-dependent isocitrate dehydrogenase, whose product MAKIKVASPVVELDGDEMTRILWSFIRDKLILPYLDVDLEYFDLGIEHRDATHDQVTVDAARAVRRHGVGVKCATLTPDEARVEEFGLKAMYPSPNATLRAALGGVIFREPVMLANVPRRVPGWTRPLVIARHAFGDQYSATELRVPGPGTLTLTFTPEDGSEPVELEVHDFPDSGVALAMYNHDASVRDFARAVFRYGLTHGLPVYLSTKNTVLKKYDGRFKELFQAVFDAEFAEDFRAGDLMYEHRLIDEMAAAALRSAGGFVWACKNYDGDVQSALVAQGFGSPGLMTSVLMSPDGRTVLAEAAHGTVTRHYRRRQQGKLTSTNPLASVFAWTRGLAHRGRLDNTPEVTRFAGTLERVCTETVEGGQMTRDLALLISPDAPWLTTEQFLDALEVTLRARMAD is encoded by the coding sequence ATGGCCAAGATCAAGGTAGCCAGCCCCGTCGTCGAGCTCGACGGCGACGAGATGACCCGCATCCTGTGGTCCTTCATCAGGGACAAGCTGATCCTGCCCTACCTCGATGTCGACCTGGAGTACTTCGATCTCGGCATCGAACACCGCGATGCGACCCACGACCAGGTCACCGTCGACGCGGCCCGCGCCGTCCGCCGCCACGGCGTCGGCGTCAAATGCGCCACCCTCACCCCGGACGAGGCGCGCGTCGAGGAATTCGGCCTCAAGGCGATGTACCCCTCGCCCAACGCCACCCTGCGCGCCGCCCTCGGCGGCGTGATCTTCCGCGAGCCGGTCATGCTGGCCAATGTGCCGCGGCGGGTCCCTGGCTGGACCCGGCCCCTGGTCATCGCCCGCCATGCCTTCGGCGACCAGTACAGCGCCACCGAGCTGCGCGTCCCCGGCCCCGGCACGCTCACCTTGACCTTCACCCCGGAGGACGGCTCCGAGCCGGTCGAGCTGGAGGTCCACGACTTCCCGGACTCCGGCGTGGCGCTGGCGATGTACAACCACGACGCCTCGGTCCGCGATTTCGCCCGCGCCGTCTTCCGCTACGGGCTCACCCACGGCCTCCCCGTCTACCTCTCCACCAAGAACACCGTCCTGAAGAAATACGACGGCCGCTTCAAGGAACTGTTCCAGGCGGTCTTCGACGCCGAGTTCGCCGAGGACTTCCGGGCCGGGGACCTGATGTACGAGCACCGGCTGATCGACGAGATGGCAGCCGCCGCCCTCCGGTCCGCCGGCGGCTTCGTCTGGGCCTGCAAGAACTACGACGGCGACGTCCAGTCCGCCCTCGTGGCCCAGGGCTTCGGCTCGCCCGGCCTGATGACGTCCGTTCTGATGTCCCCCGACGGCCGCACCGTGCTGGCCGAGGCCGCGCACGGCACCGTCACCCGTCACTACCGCCGCCGCCAGCAGGGCAAGCTCACCTCGACCAACCCCCTTGCGTCCGTCTTCGCCTGGACCCGCGGCCTGGCCCACCGGGGCCGGCTGGACAACACCCCCGAGGTCACCCGCTTCGCCGGGACGCTGGAGCGGGTGTGCACGGAGACGGTGGAGGGCGGGCAGATGACCCGGGATCTGGCGCTGCTCATCTCGCCGGACGCGCCGTGGCTGACCACCGAGCAGTTCCTGGACGCGCTGGAGGTCACCTTGCGGGCGAGGATGGCCGATTGA
- a CDS encoding malate dehydrogenase encodes MTRTPVNVTVTGAAGQIGYALLFRIASGHLLGADVPVKLRLLEIPQGLKAAEGTAMELDDCAFPLLRGIDISDDPNVAFDGANVALLVGARPRTKGMERGDLLEANGGIFKPQGAAINAHAADDIKVLVVGNPANTNALIAQAAAPDVPRERFTAMTRLDHNRAVSQLAQKTGTPVSEIRKLTIWGNHSATQYPDIFHAEVAGKNAAEVVNDEKWLADTFIPTVAKRGAAIIEARGASSAASAANAAIDHVHTWVNGTAAGDWTSMGIPSDGSYGVPEGLISSFPVTTKDGKYEIVQGLEINDFSRERIDASVKELSEEREAVRGLGLI; translated from the coding sequence ATGACCCGCACTCCCGTCAATGTCACCGTGACCGGCGCCGCCGGCCAGATCGGTTACGCCCTCCTCTTCCGCATCGCTTCCGGTCACCTCCTCGGCGCGGACGTCCCGGTCAAGCTGCGCCTCCTGGAGATCCCGCAGGGCCTCAAGGCCGCCGAGGGCACCGCCATGGAGCTCGACGACTGCGCCTTCCCGCTGCTGCGCGGCATCGACATCTCCGACGACCCGAACGTGGCCTTCGACGGTGCGAACGTCGCCCTGCTCGTCGGCGCCCGCCCCCGTACCAAGGGCATGGAGCGCGGCGACCTGCTGGAGGCCAACGGCGGCATCTTCAAGCCGCAGGGCGCCGCCATCAACGCGCACGCCGCGGACGACATCAAGGTCCTGGTCGTCGGCAACCCCGCCAACACCAACGCCCTGATCGCCCAGGCCGCCGCCCCGGACGTACCGCGCGAGCGCTTCACCGCGATGACCCGCCTGGACCACAACCGCGCCGTCTCGCAGCTCGCGCAGAAGACCGGCACCCCGGTGAGCGAGATCCGCAAGCTCACGATCTGGGGCAACCACTCCGCCACCCAGTACCCCGACATCTTCCACGCCGAGGTCGCCGGCAAGAACGCCGCCGAGGTCGTGAACGACGAGAAGTGGCTGGCCGACACCTTCATCCCGACCGTCGCCAAGCGCGGCGCGGCCATCATCGAGGCCCGCGGCGCCTCCTCGGCGGCCTCCGCCGCCAACGCCGCCATCGACCACGTCCACACCTGGGTCAACGGCACCGCCGCCGGCGACTGGACCTCGATGGGCATCCCCTCGGACGGCTCCTACGGCGTCCCGGAGGGCCTGATCTCCTCCTTCCCCGTCACCACCAAGGACGGCAAGTACGAGATCGTCCAGGGTCTGGAGATCAACGACTTCTCCCGCGAGCGCATCGACGCCTCCGTCAAGGAGCTGTCGGAGGAGCGCGAGGCCGTCCGCGGCCTCGGCCTCATCTGA
- a CDS encoding DUF5988 family protein, with translation MLEGGPGDFPGRIVAIDPPGTRELKIPYLAGYEHFQATGRTKETAEGTLPVYEWWERTELPG, from the coding sequence GTGCTGGAGGGCGGTCCCGGTGACTTCCCCGGCCGCATCGTGGCGATCGATCCCCCGGGGACCCGCGAGCTGAAGATCCCGTATCTGGCCGGCTACGAGCACTTCCAGGCCACCGGCCGGACCAAGGAGACCGCGGAGGGCACGCTGCCGGTCTACGAGTGGTGGGAGCGCACCGAACTGCCGGGGTAG
- a CDS encoding carboxymuconolactone decarboxylase family protein: MTTDTTRTARIPLNPPRTLTLRLAEWYSRRTYGKLLEPALVFGHHPRLLRAYFAFEAKTGRWRALDPTLKHLAQMVPAARIGCSWCLDFGHWEADRLGLPLEKISKVPDWRSHQESFTELERLVMEYAEAMTDTPPTVTDAMAERLRGSLGNRAFVELTAMVALENFRSRVNGAMGLRSQGFSDSCDIPLGGPAGE, encoded by the coding sequence ATGACCACTGACACGACCCGGACCGCACGGATCCCCCTCAACCCGCCCCGCACCCTCACCCTGCGACTGGCCGAGTGGTACTCCCGCCGCACCTACGGCAAGCTCCTGGAGCCCGCCCTGGTCTTCGGCCACCACCCCCGCCTGCTGCGCGCCTATTTCGCCTTCGAGGCCAAGACGGGGCGGTGGCGGGCCCTGGACCCGACGCTCAAGCATCTGGCGCAGATGGTGCCGGCGGCGCGGATCGGCTGCTCGTGGTGCCTGGACTTCGGCCACTGGGAGGCCGACCGGCTCGGGCTGCCGCTGGAGAAGATCAGCAAGGTGCCGGACTGGCGGTCGCACCAGGAGTCGTTCACCGAGCTGGAGCGGCTGGTCATGGAGTACGCCGAGGCCATGACCGACACCCCGCCGACGGTCACCGACGCGATGGCCGAGCGGCTGCGCGGCAGCCTGGGCAACCGGGCCTTCGTCGAGCTGACCGCGATGGTCGCGCTGGAGAACTTCCGCTCGCGGGTGAACGGGGCGATGGGGCTGCGGAGCCAGGGGTTTTCCGACAGTTGCGACATTCCGCTGGGCGGCCCTGCGGGCGAGTGA
- a CDS encoding Uma2 family endonuclease, giving the protein MTITEERTHTVETDGIEMDEPTEQSSELNLAELDELFARLEQMPVPEGYKVEIIEGTIFMSPQRNIHWQTIRRIVRAVEDRFGMDDLVTSDVRVDFPGELNGFCPDVAKFTDGAKVDARGRWRYQDIEFVAEVISKGTAANDYGPKQATYAAAGIPVYVIADPYIGRIRVFTHPQDGEYKSDLTLVYGEPIDLTEQFPGFTIATDTFPKD; this is encoded by the coding sequence ATGACCATCACCGAAGAGCGGACCCACACGGTCGAGACCGACGGGATCGAGATGGACGAGCCCACTGAGCAGTCCAGCGAGCTGAACCTGGCCGAGCTGGACGAGCTGTTTGCGCGGCTGGAGCAGATGCCTGTCCCCGAGGGCTACAAGGTCGAGATCATCGAGGGGACCATCTTCATGTCACCGCAGCGGAACATCCACTGGCAGACCATCCGCCGGATCGTGCGGGCAGTCGAAGACCGGTTCGGGATGGATGACCTCGTCACGTCGGATGTCCGAGTCGACTTCCCCGGTGAGCTGAACGGCTTCTGCCCGGACGTTGCCAAATTCACCGACGGCGCCAAGGTGGACGCGCGTGGCCGCTGGCGCTATCAGGACATCGAATTCGTTGCCGAAGTCATCTCCAAGGGCACCGCGGCGAACGACTACGGGCCGAAGCAAGCGACCTACGCCGCTGCCGGGATCCCTGTCTATGTGATCGCCGACCCATACATCGGCCGGATCCGGGTCTTCACCCACCCACAGGACGGCGAGTACAAGAGCGACCTGACGCTCGTCTACGGCGAGCCCATTGACCTCACGGAGCAGTTCCCCGGTTTCACCATCGCCACGGATACGTTCCCCAAGGACTGA